The following proteins are co-located in the Megalobrama amblycephala isolate DHTTF-2021 linkage group LG12, ASM1881202v1, whole genome shotgun sequence genome:
- the LOC125279343 gene encoding dynein 8 kDa light chain, flagellar outer arm-like — MLKTSLDVYNSDMSDEMQDEALQVALLAVNMYTEDNDIAVYMVKEFDRRHGRSWHCIMGNCGYYVQYKTSYICFSVGDKRIVLFRTD, encoded by the exons ATGTTGAAGACATCGCTTGACGTCTATAACTCAGACATGAGTGATGAGATGCAGGACGAGGCTCTTCAGGTCGCTCTTCTGGCTGTGAATATGTACACAGAGGATAATGATATTGCTGTCTACATGGTGAAG GAGTTTGACAGAAGGCATGGACGCTCCTGGCACTGCATTATGGGGAATTGTGGTTACTACGTGCAGTATAAAACAAGTTATATCTGCTTCTCTGTTGGTGACAAAAGAATTGTGCTCTTCAGAACTGACTGA